In the genome of Phlebotomus papatasi isolate M1 chromosome 2, Ppap_2.1, whole genome shotgun sequence, one region contains:
- the LOC129803494 gene encoding glutactin-like, producing the protein MDWKQFVALLYLLPAVTVARPAVETLTVRVPGMGPIIGSTAETAWTKSTIYQFRGIKFAEPPIGDLRFKLPVPKAPWTDLLDTTQPGRPCPGITILDDSLEDFGPEAEDCISLSIYTKNLSVSNPVMVYIHGGAFYMGAGYQHPPNYLLEKDIVLVVPQYRLGPLGFLSMKSENLPGNAAIFDVILALKWVQAHVRSFGGDPERVTLVGQSAGAGLINALAYSPVVEEHLYQQVILQSGGALGTWVWDENPERNAREIAFKGGCNYTLSDVELEDCLKDMDLWTLWAAFASHMDSGAQNGQNAIGGHRITIGGPTNFLPTNPFEIMSSGGGRRNLRMMTGVTKNEGTFALIGVYDTINSTIGFDNHQFNRFRLIDVINRIIGISDYTGTFNGFLSKSLWKPDQQDGGVFEDMIDGLVDLCGVGIIKGPVLRAAQGNAFFNPNETWLYSFDYMGEHTRFGYGADTSEYPFEGGVTHSDDNIYLFPWPPEVAELNEEDTEFAKKMVDLWTSFVSNGEPHSPEISSWPPMTNLTGPYLHINKDSSIGFDFNDEYSVTAREGIPSRLNLI; encoded by the exons ATGGATTGGAAACAGTTTGTCGCCCTTCTTTACCTTCTTCCAGCCGTGACTGTGGCGAGACCAGCAGTTGAGACTCTCACAGTTCGTGTCCCAGGAATGGGACCAATTATTGGGTCAACAGCGGAAACAGCATGGACAAAATCCACCATATACCAATTCAGGGGCATTAAGTTTGCAGAACCACCGATAGGAGATCTCAGGTTTAAG CTACCAGTACCAAAAGCTCCATGGACAGATCTTCTGGACACTACTCAACCTGGAAGACCTTGTCCTGGTATAACTATTCTCGATGACTCTTTAGAAGATTTCGGACCAGAAGCAGAAGATTGTATCTCTCTCTCCATATACACGAAGAAC CTTTCAGTATCCAATCCAGTAATGGTTTACATTCACGGTGGGGCTTTTTATATGGGAGCTGGATATCAACATCCACCAAACTACCTTCTTGAGAAGGATATTGTGCTAGTAGTGCCGCAATACCGTCTAGGTCCACTAGGTTTTCTCTCCATGAAAAGTGAAAACCTGCCTGGGAATGCAGCCATCTTTGATGTGATCTTAGCACTCAAGTGGGTTCAGGCTCATGTACGATCTTTCGGAGGTGATCCTGAACGGGTAACTCTAGTAGGGCAGTCTGCAGGAGCGGGATTAATAAATGCTTTGGCCTATAGTCCCGTTGTTGAGGAACATCTTTACCAACAG GTTATACTGCAATCCGGAGGAGCTTTGGGTACTTGGGTTTGGGATGAAAACCCCGAAAGAAACGCCAGGGAGATTGCATTTAAAGGTGGTTGCAATTATACTTTATCTGATGTTGAACTAGAAGACTGTCTCAAAGACATGGATCTCTGGACATTATGGGCTGCCTTTGCAAGTCACATG GATTCAGGTGCCCAAAATGGTCAAAATGCCATCGGAGGTCataggattacaataggtggaCCTACAAACTTCCTCCCTACCAACCCATTTGAAATCATGAGCAGTGGCGGAGGAAGACGCAATCTTCGAATGATGACAGGAGTCACCAAGAATGAAGGCACTTTTGCTCTTATCGGTGTCTACGACACTATCAATTCAACAATCGGATTCGACAATCACCAATTTAATCGTTTCCGTTTGATTGATGTAATTAACAGAATTATCGGTATTTCTGACTACACGGGAACATTTAATGGATTCCTATCAAAGAGTCTTTGGAAACCAGATCAACAAGATGGAGGAGTCTTTGAGGACATGATTGACGGTCTTGTAGATCTTTGTGGTGTTGGCATAATCAAAGGTCCGGTACTTAGAGCTGCTCAGGGAAATGCTTTTTTCAATCCCAACGAAACCTGGCTTTACAGTTTTGACTACATGGGTGAACATACGAGATTTGGATACGGAGCCGACACATCTGAGTACCCCTTTGAAGGCGGAGTTACCCATTCAGATGATAACATATACCTATTCCCCTGGCCTCCGGAAGTAGCAGAGCTCAATGAAGAGGATACAGAATTTGCTAAGAAAATGGTGGACCTATGGACATCGTTTGTGAGCAATGGGGAACCACATTCACCGGAGATTTCTTCTTGGCCACCAATGACTAACCTCACTGGACCATATCTTCATATCAACAAGGATAGCTCAATTGGATTTGATTTCAATGATGAGTATTCAGTTACTGCCAGGGAAGGAATACCAAGTCGATTAAATTTAATCTAA
- the LOC129803493 gene encoding glutactin-like, with amino-acid sequence MALSSEEIIVDIPKLGSLRGSKTTSAWTGRKIYQFLGVKYAEAPIGSLRFKKPVPIAPWTGIKDATKYGKTFPNPSNYKDIPEEEKFSPDWEDCISLCVYSTNLSASQPVMVYIHGGGFYEGGSPFHPPNYLLEKDVILVVPQYRLGALGFLSTMTDTIPGNAGIFDVILALEWVQKHIRYFGGDPNNVTAFGQSSGSGIVSHLIISPLVPDNLFHRVIVQSGSSFGTWATHVDPVTDARNIAIASGKCTESSTIQDIEHCLLEMNVKTLLQCTKDTRIRPVVGGPSGFLNKSPNDFFLKSQCRKGLSVMTGATKHDGGHPLTAFYDRFKELKGFTDTNFNSFKLMQFVVGRYGSVDETGILTGFLTANLFDPNTLAQGDFHKMISGLYDFVNTVVFKAPVLKLAQFCASVNPRQTWLYTFDYEGEHTRFGYGADTSKYPFKGGAAHSDDNIYLFPWPDSVAKLNQEDTKIAKKMVELWTSFATNGIPSCSDGPLWPPMETPIGPYLHIDRTLSVGQNFHDEFTVISREEQCYKENKSSL; translated from the exons ATGGCTTTATCAAGTGAAGAAATCATTGTGGATATCCCAAAATTAGGTTCACTAAGAGGTTCGAAAACAACAAGTGCTTGGACTGGGAGAAAGATCTACCAATTTCTAGGAGTTAAATATGCAGAGGCTCCAATTGGTTCACTTAGATTTAAGAAACCTGTACCAATTGCACCATGGACAGGTATCAAAGATGCCACAAAGTACGGAAAAACATTTCCAAATCCCTCAAACTATAAAGATATTCCTGAGGAGGAGAAGTTCTCCCCAGATTGGGAAGACTGTATCAGTCTATGCGTATACTCAACTAACTTATCAGCATCTCAACCTGTGATGGTCTACATTCATGGAGGTGGATTCTATGAAGGAGGTTCACCATTTCACCCACCCAATTATCTCCTTGAAAAAGACGTAATTCTAGTAGTACCGCAGTATCGTTTAGGTGCTCTAGGCTTCCTCTCAACGATGACCGATACCATACCCGGAAATGCTGGAATTTTCGATGTCATCCTCGCCCTTGAATGGGTACAAAAACACATTCGGTACTTTGGTGGAGACCCAAATAACGTTACAGCTTTCGGGCAATCTTCTGGATCTGGAATAGTATCACATTTAATCATAAGTCCCCTAGTCCCAGATAATCTCTTTCATCGTGTTATCGTTCAATCCGGTAGTTCCTTTGGTACTTGGGCTACACATGTTGATCCTGTGACTGATgcaagaaatattgcaatagcTTCAGGAAAATGCACTGAGTCATCGACAATTCAGGACATTGAACATTGTCTCCTTGAAATGAATGTTAAAACATTATTGCAATGTACAAAGGATACACGTATACGACCCGTCGTAGGTGGACCTTCAGGGTTCCTCAACAAGTCCCCGAATGACTTTTTTCTAAAAAGTCAATGTCGCAAGGGACTATCTGTAATGACTGGTGCTACAAAACACGACGGAGGACATCCACTCACGGCCTTTTACGATCGTTTTAAAGAACTCAAAGGTTTTACAGACACCAACTTCAATTCCTTCAAACTGATGCAGTTTGTCGTTGGTAGATACGGTTCCGTAGATGAAACTGGAATTCTTACAGGATTTCTTACAGCAAACTTATTTGATCCGAATACTCTGGCTCAAGGTGATTTCCACAAAATGATTAGCGGTCTTTACGATTTCGTCAATACTGTTGTGTTCAAAGCTCCAGTTTTAAAATTAGCTCAGTTTTGTGCATCAGTCAACCCCCGACAAACTTGGCTATATACCTTTGACTACGAAGGAGAGCACACAAGGTTTGGCTATGGTGCAGATACTTCAAAGTATCCGTTTAAAGGTGGAGCGGCCCATTCTGATGACAACATTTACCTTTTCCCTTGGCCAGATAGTGTTGCCAAACTCAACCAAGAAGACACgaaaattgcaaagaaaatgGTAGAATTATGGACGTCATTTGCAACTAATGGAATACCGTCATGTTCCGATGGTCCCTTATGGCCTCCGATGGAAA caCCTATTGGACCATACCTTCACATTGATAGAACATTATCAGTTGGACAAAATTTTCACGATGAATTCACCGTGATATCCAGAGAAGAACAATGCTATAAGGAGAATAAGTCATCTCTCTAA